A window from Chrysemys picta bellii isolate R12L10 chromosome 2, ASM1138683v2, whole genome shotgun sequence encodes these proteins:
- the LOC135981721 gene encoding uncharacterized protein LOC135981721 — translation MESSQDRKRAPAWTEREVRDLLAIWGDEAVIAELRSSKRNGKVLEKISKAMKDRGHNRDTQQCRVKIKELRQAYHKAREANGRSGAEPQTCRYYAELHAILGGAATTTPTVCYDSLTGETHREDGSGNEEDDDDGGTVGSSQQHGSGETGFPNSQDMFVTLDLEPVTPELTQDPQGTQETSAANVSPSQRLVNIRKRKRRTRDEMFTELQMSAQADRAQQNAWRQSMTEMRKAQYEREERWRAESREEQSKWRAEDDRWRQLADRRQEAMLRLLEHQTDMLERMVELQERQQEQRPPLQPLCNQQPSSPSSIASSPRRPRTRWGGLRPPSHSTPDDRPSIRRLAFNKS, via the exons atggagtcctcccaggatcgcaaaagagctccagcatggaccgaacgggaggtacgagatctgctcgccatatggggagatgaagcagtgatagctgaactccgtagcagtaaaagaaatggaaaagtattagaaaagatctccaaggccatgaaggaccgaggccataacagggacacacagcagtgccgcgtgaaaattaaggagctacggcaagcttaccacaaagccagagaagcaaacggaaggtccggggcagagccgcaaacttgccgctactacgcggagctgcatgcgatcctagggggtgcagccaccactaccccaaccgtgtgctatgactctctcactggagaaacacacagggaagacggttcggggaacgaggaggatgatgacgatggaggtactgtaggtagctcacagcagcacggaagcggagaaaccggtttccccaacagccaggatatgtttgtgaccctggacctggaaccagtaacccccgaactcacccaagaccctcagggcacacaggagacctctg ctgcaaatgtttctccttcgcagaggctcgtgaacattagaaagagaaaacgtaggacgagggacgagatgttcacggagctgcagatgtccgcccaggctgatagagcacagcagaatgcgtggaggcagtcaatgacggagatgagaaaagcccaatatgaacgagaggagaggtggcgggctgaatcgcgggaagaacagagcaagtggcgggctgaagacgataggtggcgtcagcttgcagacagacggcaagaggcaatgctccgtctgctggagcatcaaactgatatgctcgagcgtatggttgagttgcaggaaaggcagcaggagcagagaccgccgctacagcccctgtgtaaccaacagccctcctccccaagttccatagcctcctcacccagacgcccaagaacacggtgggggggcctccgtccacccagtcactccaccccagatgatcgcccaagcatcagaaggctggccttcaataagagttaa